Proteins from one Shewanella pealeana ATCC 700345 genomic window:
- a CDS encoding enoyl-CoA hydratase-related protein gives MNNSVATQTEILDQQLHYLSCTLNGGVAQMVLDRSDKHNAFDEVMISEMIQVLEHFKRNEQCQILLLKANGKNFSAGADLNWMRKQAKMDFEQNLADANELARLMSMLDKFPKPTITLVQGAAFGGALGLICCSDIAIANERASFCLSEVKLGLIPAVISPYVTRAMGQRAARRYMLTAERFDAQKALELQIIHDINDDLDAAAQPFIDALLSNSPQGMAWVKCLLSSLEDGVIDQNTLDHTSERIARIRVSEEGQEGLNAFFEKRSPQWPTTTDFSIAPENNNDASGQGAK, from the coding sequence ATGAATAATTCAGTCGCAACCCAGACAGAAATACTGGACCAACAATTACACTATCTGAGCTGCACGCTAAATGGCGGCGTGGCGCAGATGGTGCTGGATCGTAGTGATAAGCACAACGCCTTCGACGAGGTGATGATAAGCGAGATGATCCAGGTACTTGAGCACTTCAAACGCAATGAGCAGTGCCAAATATTACTGCTTAAGGCTAACGGCAAAAACTTCAGCGCGGGCGCCGATTTAAATTGGATGCGCAAACAAGCCAAGATGGATTTTGAGCAAAACTTAGCTGACGCCAATGAGCTAGCTAGGCTTATGTCCATGCTCGATAAATTTCCTAAGCCGACCATAACCTTAGTACAAGGTGCAGCCTTTGGCGGTGCGCTTGGGCTTATTTGCTGCAGTGATATCGCCATTGCCAATGAGCGCGCTAGTTTCTGCCTAAGCGAAGTCAAGCTTGGACTCATTCCTGCCGTTATTAGCCCCTATGTGACCCGCGCCATGGGGCAGCGCGCAGCGCGCCGCTATATGCTTACCGCCGAGCGTTTCGATGCTCAAAAAGCCCTTGAGCTACAAATTATCCATGACATCAATGATGACCTAGACGCAGCGGCTCAGCCGTTTATTGATGCGCTACTAAGCAATAGTCCACAGGGTATGGCTTGGGTTAAGTGCTTACTGTCATCACTTGAAGATGGCGTGATTGACCAAAACACACTGGACCATACCAGCGAGCGGATCGCCCGCATTCGTGTATCAGAGGAAGGTCAAGAAGGATTAAATGCCTTCTTCGAAAAGCGTAGCCCTCAATGGCCAACGACAACAGACTTTAGCATTGCGCCTGAAAATAATAATGATGCCAGCGGGCAAGGAGCCAAATAA
- a CDS encoding acetyl/propionyl/methylcrotonyl-CoA carboxylase subunit alpha, giving the protein MFTKLLIANRGEIACRIIETAKAMGVRTVALYSDADINARHVAMADESFYLGGSAPADSYLKGDLIIEIAKKSGAQAIHPGYGFLSENAEFALKCEQANIAFVGPSAAAIDSMGSKSAAKEIMGAANVPLVPGYHGDSQDDELLVAEANKMGFPLLIKAAFGGGGKGMRIVESSDEVLEAINSARREAINSFGNDKLLMERYLRQPRHVEVQVFADSQGNCIYLSDRDCSIQRRHQKVVEEAPAPGLSDALRVKMGEAAVAAAKAINYEGAGTVEFLLDTDDSFYFMEMNTRLQVEHPVTELVTGQDLVKWQLMVASGSQLPLKQDEVRIHGHAFEVRIYAEDPQNDFLPASGKLNFLREPEQSKFVRIDSGVRENDVISNFYDPMISKLITWDESRPRALQRLVHALNDYQISGLKHNIEFLANIAEHQAFIDADFSTDFIERYGDALIGHGLSDSQSNECQTALALAALYQLCARKAEAKSCAVNSHDPYSPWGAVSGFRLNSASQHQVALLDDNHEINHLELIETQVGAQSFYQLKLNDSQLTLSGELKGETLHAEIAVNNDAGQAVKSAAHKIKVPVSQVGDDFTLFINSSSYHYRALLSEVIEEQDNLEDKLKAPMNGTIVTQLVAVGDSVKAGQGIMVMEAMKMEYTIESPFDGVVTAFFFEPGELVSDGMLLAEVEAKAEITAEKEEAG; this is encoded by the coding sequence ATGTTCACTAAATTGCTAATTGCCAACCGCGGCGAAATTGCCTGCCGAATTATAGAAACCGCAAAAGCCATGGGTGTGCGCACGGTCGCCTTATATTCCGATGCCGATATCAATGCCCGCCATGTGGCCATGGCCGATGAGTCATTCTATTTAGGTGGCAGCGCCCCTGCTGACTCTTACCTTAAGGGTGATTTGATTATAGAGATCGCCAAAAAATCTGGCGCTCAGGCCATACACCCAGGTTACGGTTTTCTATCTGAAAACGCCGAGTTTGCATTGAAGTGCGAGCAGGCCAATATCGCCTTTGTTGGCCCAAGCGCGGCTGCGATTGATTCTATGGGCAGCAAGAGCGCAGCTAAAGAAATTATGGGCGCGGCCAATGTCCCACTAGTGCCGGGCTATCACGGTGACAGCCAGGACGATGAGCTACTTGTTGCAGAAGCTAACAAGATGGGCTTTCCTCTGCTGATAAAAGCAGCCTTTGGTGGCGGCGGTAAGGGAATGCGCATCGTAGAAAGCAGCGACGAAGTGCTTGAAGCGATTAACTCGGCAAGGCGTGAAGCCATCAACTCATTTGGTAACGACAAACTCTTGATGGAGCGCTACCTGCGCCAACCTCGTCATGTCGAGGTACAGGTCTTTGCCGACAGCCAAGGCAACTGCATCTACCTTTCTGATAGAGACTGCTCTATTCAGCGTCGTCACCAAAAGGTGGTCGAAGAAGCCCCTGCTCCCGGACTCAGCGATGCACTAAGAGTTAAGATGGGCGAAGCCGCCGTTGCCGCCGCCAAAGCCATTAATTATGAAGGCGCCGGTACGGTTGAGTTTCTACTCGATACCGATGACAGTTTCTACTTTATGGAGATGAATACCCGACTGCAGGTAGAGCATCCAGTCACAGAACTGGTTACTGGCCAAGACTTAGTCAAGTGGCAGTTGATGGTAGCTAGCGGTAGCCAGTTGCCACTGAAGCAGGACGAAGTCCGCATTCATGGTCACGCCTTTGAGGTGCGTATTTACGCCGAAGATCCACAAAATGACTTTTTACCCGCTAGCGGTAAACTCAACTTTTTGCGTGAACCCGAGCAGAGCAAGTTTGTGCGCATCGACTCAGGAGTGCGTGAAAACGATGTGATCAGTAACTTTTACGACCCGATGATCTCAAAGCTTATCACTTGGGATGAATCACGCCCTCGCGCGCTGCAGCGTTTAGTGCATGCATTAAATGATTATCAAATCAGCGGTCTGAAGCACAACATAGAATTTCTAGCCAATATCGCCGAGCATCAAGCCTTTATCGATGCAGACTTTAGCACCGACTTTATTGAGCGTTATGGTGACGCCTTAATTGGTCATGGCCTGAGTGATAGTCAATCCAATGAGTGTCAGACCGCTTTAGCATTAGCTGCTCTTTATCAGCTCTGCGCTCGAAAAGCCGAGGCTAAGAGCTGTGCAGTCAATAGTCACGACCCATACTCACCGTGGGGGGCTGTCAGTGGCTTTAGGCTTAATAGCGCCAGTCAGCACCAAGTGGCATTGCTAGATGATAACCATGAGATTAATCACCTTGAGTTAATTGAAACACAGGTGGGGGCTCAATCCTTCTATCAACTCAAGTTAAATGATAGCCAGCTCACCTTGTCGGGTGAACTGAAAGGCGAAACCCTACACGCTGAAATAGCCGTGAATAACGACGCTGGCCAAGCCGTTAAAAGCGCCGCTCACAAGATAAAAGTGCCCGTCAGCCAAGTGGGTGATGACTTTACTCTATTTATTAACTCCTCAAGCTACCACTATCGTGCACTGCTGTCTGAGGTGATTGAAGAGCAAGATAACCTCGAAGATAAGCTCAAGGCACCGATGAACGGCACTATCGTGACTCAGCTGGTCGCTGTTGGAGATAGCGTAAAAGCTGGCCAAGGCATTATGGTGATGGAAGCGATGAAGATGGAGTACACAATAGAAAGCCCATTTGACGGCGTTGTTACAGCATTCTTCTTTGAGCCAGGCGAACTCGTTAGTGACGGTATGCTACTTGCCGAGGTTGAGGCTAAAGCAGAAATTACTGCTGAAAAGGAAGAAGCCGGATGA
- a CDS encoding 3-methylcrotonyl-CoA carboxylase, whose protein sequence is MKMTHVINAIESPFDGVVSAFFFEVGELVSDGMLLAEVEAKAEMPTEKEEAG, encoded by the coding sequence ATGAAGATGACTCATGTAATAAACGCCATAGAATCCCCCTTTGATGGCGTCGTCAGTGCGTTCTTCTTCGAGGTCGGTGAACTGGTTAGTGACGGTATGTTGCTAGCAGAAGTTGAGGCGAAAGCTGAAATGCCGACAGAAAAGGAAGAAGCCGGATGA
- a CDS encoding 3-methylcrotonyl-CoA carboxylase, which yields MKMTNVINAIESPFDGIVSAFFFEAGELVSDGMLLAEVVAEVEAKAEMPTEKEEAG from the coding sequence ATGAAAATGACTAATGTAATAAACGCCATAGAGTCGCCTTTTGACGGCATCGTCAGTGCGTTCTTCTTCGAGGCCGGTGAACTGGTTAGTGACGGTATGTTACTTGCCGAGGTCGTGGCTGAAGTTGAGGCGAAAGCTGAAATGCCGACAGAAAAGGAAGAAGCAGGATGA
- a CDS encoding hydroxymethylglutaryl-CoA lyase, whose product MKMTSPYPKKVSIFEVGARDGLQNEKPVTTQDKIILIEDLAAAGIKRIEAASFVSPKWVPQMADSADVLHGITRKTGVTYSALTPNLKGLELALDAGADEVAIFGAASESFSQKNINCSIEESIERFIPVMEQAKARNIPVRGYVSCTLGCPYEGDIAVSEVARVSELLYKMGCYEISLGDTIGVGTPLNARRMIEAVAELVPVEKLALHFHDTYGQALANILACLETGVSVIDSSVAGLGGCPYAKGASGNLATEDLVYMLHGLGIETGIDLTKLVNAGNKISQALGRPSGSKVARALSE is encoded by the coding sequence ATGAAAATGACAAGCCCTTATCCTAAAAAGGTTAGCATTTTTGAAGTCGGTGCCCGTGACGGCCTGCAGAACGAAAAGCCTGTCACCACCCAAGATAAAATTATCTTGATTGAAGACTTAGCAGCCGCAGGCATAAAACGTATCGAAGCCGCTAGCTTTGTGTCACCAAAATGGGTGCCGCAGATGGCAGATTCAGCCGATGTGCTTCACGGTATTACTCGTAAAACGGGTGTGACCTACAGCGCTTTAACGCCTAACTTAAAAGGCTTGGAACTTGCTCTTGACGCTGGCGCCGATGAAGTTGCTATCTTTGGCGCAGCTTCAGAGAGCTTTAGTCAGAAGAATATTAACTGCTCGATAGAAGAGTCCATTGAGCGCTTTATCCCAGTTATGGAGCAGGCTAAGGCCAGAAACATCCCTGTTCGTGGTTATGTTTCTTGCACTTTGGGTTGCCCTTACGAAGGAGACATCGCGGTCAGCGAAGTGGCTCGGGTGTCTGAATTACTTTACAAAATGGGCTGCTACGAGATCTCCCTTGGCGACACCATAGGCGTTGGCACACCGCTTAATGCCCGTAGAATGATTGAAGCGGTAGCAGAGCTTGTGCCCGTAGAAAAACTGGCACTGCATTTTCATGACACTTATGGCCAAGCGCTCGCTAATATTCTGGCTTGCCTAGAAACCGGTGTCAGCGTTATCGACTCGTCAGTTGCAGGTCTTGGAGGCTGCCCCTATGCCAAAGGCGCATCGGGTAATTTGGCCACAGAAGACTTAGTTTATATGCTGCATGGACTTGGTATCGAAACTGGTATCGACTTAACTAAACTGGTTAATGCTGGCAATAAGATCAGCCAAGCCCTAGGCCGTCCGTCGGGTTCAAAGGTGGCTAGAGCCCTCAGCGAATAA
- a CDS encoding CoA transferase subunit A, which translates to MTGLNKVVASYDEALAGLSNDMTVMVGGFGLCGIPEGLIAQMVKSGVTGLTAISNNAGVDDFGLGLLLKSRQIDTMIASYVGENATFEQQMLSGELNVILTPQGTLAEKIRAGGAGIPAFFTATGYGTPVAEGKETREIDGRHYVLEPALKADFALVRAWKADTMGNLVFRKTAANFNPMMATAGKITVVEAEHIVEPGELDPDHIHTPGIYVNRVIQGKFEKRIEQRTVKPVSDSNTNSDAKA; encoded by the coding sequence ATGACAGGACTAAATAAGGTTGTTGCAAGTTACGATGAGGCACTCGCAGGCCTAAGCAACGATATGACAGTAATGGTCGGCGGCTTTGGCTTGTGTGGTATTCCTGAGGGCTTAATCGCGCAAATGGTCAAATCCGGTGTAACAGGATTAACCGCCATCTCAAATAATGCTGGCGTCGATGACTTTGGTTTAGGCCTGCTATTAAAGAGCCGCCAAATCGATACCATGATCGCTTCTTACGTAGGTGAAAATGCCACCTTCGAACAGCAGATGTTATCAGGTGAGCTTAACGTTATCTTGACACCTCAAGGCACCTTGGCAGAGAAAATTCGTGCCGGCGGTGCTGGTATTCCAGCATTCTTTACCGCTACAGGTTACGGCACGCCTGTCGCGGAAGGTAAAGAGACCCGTGAAATTGATGGCCGTCACTATGTGTTAGAGCCAGCGTTAAAAGCAGACTTTGCGCTAGTACGAGCTTGGAAAGCTGACACCATGGGCAACTTGGTGTTCCGTAAAACTGCGGCCAACTTTAACCCTATGATGGCCACAGCTGGTAAAATTACCGTGGTAGAGGCTGAACATATTGTTGAGCCGGGAGAGCTCGACCCTGACCATATCCATACACCTGGCATTTACGTTAATCGCGTGATCCAAGGTAAGTTCGAGAAACGTATCGAGCAACGTACTGTTAAACCGGTCTCTGATTCAAATACAAACTCAGATGCAAAAGCATAA
- a CDS encoding 3-oxoacid CoA-transferase subunit B → MALSREQLAQRVAQELQDGFYVNLGIGIPTLVANYIPQGIEVMLQSENGLLGMGEFPTEDTIDADLINAGKQTVTAVDGASFFSSAESFAMIRGGHVDLTVLGAFEVDEQGSIASWMIPGKLIKGMGGAMDLVAGADNIIVTMMHADKKGNSKLLPKCELPLTGFGCIKRVLTDLAFLEIKDGAFHLLERAPGVSVEEIVSKTAGKLVVPEHVPEMRF, encoded by the coding sequence ATGGCATTATCAAGAGAACAACTGGCACAGCGTGTAGCACAAGAACTCCAAGATGGCTTTTACGTCAACCTAGGCATTGGTATTCCAACACTCGTTGCTAACTATATCCCTCAAGGCATCGAGGTGATGCTGCAATCGGAAAATGGTTTACTGGGTATGGGCGAGTTCCCAACCGAAGACACCATCGATGCAGACTTAATTAACGCAGGTAAGCAAACCGTTACCGCTGTAGACGGTGCCTCATTTTTCTCATCCGCGGAAAGCTTTGCCATGATCCGTGGCGGCCATGTGGACTTAACCGTACTTGGCGCATTTGAAGTCGATGAACAGGGCTCAATCGCCTCGTGGATGATCCCTGGAAAATTAATTAAGGGCATGGGCGGCGCTATGGATTTAGTGGCAGGCGCAGACAATATTATTGTCACCATGATGCACGCCGACAAGAAAGGCAATTCTAAACTTTTGCCTAAGTGCGAACTGCCATTAACCGGCTTTGGCTGTATCAAGCGGGTATTAACCGACTTAGCCTTTCTGGAAATTAAAGATGGCGCGTTTCATCTATTAGAGCGTGCACCGGGTGTATCTGTTGAAGAAATTGTATCGAAAACAGCTGGCAAGCTAGTAGTGCCTGAACATGTTCCAGAGATGAGATTTTAA
- a CDS encoding aminoglycoside phosphotransferase family protein — MNLSFLTLYPSALWLPESPEYDLACDIIDHLDFSFWRPLTEKLALEHRLTYTKCTRVTEGANPVFIYEGEQKFVLKLVPPNWSQQAKSELTGLKLLEQVKLALDVPKLICHGHFRNWDYIFMSFVEGENLASLLPTLTQQDKEMIAFQLGEFCHQLHQIPITTITETTTNVILDWPILLQEQRGNIYQKRQQQGLIEPFLSDLEPYLNNINIQCKQGSNHFIHTDLHPANLLVKRTAKGVRLTGVIDFGDAIICPDPVFEFTSPGLLLALSDKKIFTQFLDGYGFDYKDKQSLVEQCMALSLLRHTGELNYILNTVPHANTAKGWKQAERYLFPLCE, encoded by the coding sequence ATGAATCTGTCGTTCTTAACGTTATATCCTAGCGCACTGTGGCTACCTGAATCGCCTGAATACGACTTGGCCTGCGACATCATAGATCATCTTGATTTTAGCTTTTGGAGACCATTGACAGAAAAGTTAGCGCTAGAGCATCGACTCACCTATACCAAATGTACACGTGTTACAGAAGGGGCTAATCCGGTATTTATCTATGAGGGCGAACAAAAGTTCGTATTAAAGCTGGTGCCACCAAATTGGTCTCAGCAAGCAAAATCCGAGCTCACAGGCCTCAAGCTATTGGAACAAGTAAAACTGGCGCTAGATGTACCAAAACTTATCTGTCATGGCCACTTTCGCAACTGGGATTATATCTTCATGAGTTTTGTAGAGGGAGAGAATCTCGCTTCCCTCTTGCCCACTCTCACGCAGCAAGATAAAGAGATGATTGCATTTCAGCTTGGTGAATTCTGCCACCAGCTACACCAAATTCCAATTACGACTATCACAGAAACGACCACGAACGTTATCTTAGACTGGCCCATCCTTCTGCAAGAGCAACGCGGTAACATTTATCAGAAACGGCAGCAACAAGGTTTAATTGAGCCATTTTTATCTGACCTAGAACCTTACTTAAACAATATTAATATCCAATGTAAGCAGGGTAGCAACCACTTCATTCATACGGATTTGCACCCAGCAAACCTGCTAGTAAAACGCACTGCAAAAGGAGTTAGATTGACTGGAGTCATTGACTTTGGTGATGCAATTATTTGTCCCGATCCTGTATTTGAATTTACCTCACCCGGACTGTTACTCGCGCTGTCGGATAAAAAGATATTCACTCAATTTTTAGATGGTTACGGCTTTGATTATAAAGATAAGCAAAGCTTGGTAGAGCAGTGTATGGCGTTATCTTTACTGCGCCATACGGGCGAACTCAACTACATACTCAATACTGTTCCCCATGCCAATACGGCTAAGGGGTGGAAACAAGCGGAAAGGTATCTTTTCCCACTCTGCGAATAA
- a CDS encoding DUF4156 domain-containing protein, which yields MKFVKLAAIALMCSSLSACITFPTDESNTVKVLWDDTDSLVGCEHKGTVIGSQGHFYDYWLHADKDMVWGTLNEMRIKAAKLGADTIYLYKPLGFTGSVTMIANAYDCETAPLETNSSSQLKINEAADVIMSANEAQ from the coding sequence ATGAAATTTGTAAAACTGGCTGCCATCGCTCTGATGTGCTCAAGCCTTAGCGCTTGTATAACCTTTCCCACAGATGAATCCAACACTGTTAAAGTCCTCTGGGATGATACCGATTCACTGGTTGGCTGCGAACATAAAGGCACTGTCATTGGCTCACAAGGCCACTTTTATGATTATTGGCTGCATGCCGATAAGGATATGGTGTGGGGCACACTTAATGAAATGCGTATTAAGGCTGCCAAGCTTGGGGCTGACACCATCTACTTGTACAAGCCGTTGGGGTTTACAGGTTCGGTGACCATGATAGCCAATGCATATGATTGTGAGACTGCGCCTCTTGAAACAAATAGCTCAAGTCAGTTGAAAATCAACGAGGCTGCAGATGTTATTATGTCTGCTAACGAAGCTCAGTAA
- a CDS encoding multidrug efflux RND transporter permease subunit translates to MSHFFISRPVFAWVIAILISIAGVIAIPKLAVERFPSVAPPSIGLYLSYPGASPQTINDSVVTLIEREISGINGLLYFSSSSDASGSASITVTFENGTDPEMAQVEIQNKIRAIEPRLPLAVRQIGITVETTSSNNLMYLGLISPSGDYSEQQLSDYMVRNIVEEIKRVPGVGRVQMYGAEFAMRIWVDPVALTGYNLTMEDVTLAIAEQNVQISPGKVGDSPTSGGQMTVHSLTAQGQLETPEQFRAIVLRSNIDAGMVLLGDVAKVELGAQNYLFSNRENGQQSTSAAIQLSPGANAIATSQGIRDRLAELKLAMPSNMDYSITSDAAIFAKISIQKVIVTLLEAMVLVFLVMYLFLQKIRYTLIPAIVAPIALLGTFAVMWLMGFSINVFTMFGMVLAIGIIVDDAIVVVENVERVMAETGLPPKAATEQAMKSIYSAVIGITAVLSAVFIPMAFASGSVGTIFQQFSLAMAVSILFSAFLALTLTPALCATLLKPLTEHDHKSVGFFGWFNRNFHNFTQKVTAGVAHLVKRTGRVMAVYIVLVVACIYSFTLVPSTFLPEEDQGYFMTSIQLPPDATVERTMDVVSKMEAFTLGREAVDASMSILGFSFSGTGSGSAFGITTLKDWQQRGGSSTQQEVAALSDYLSDLTEGEIFSVLPAAIDGLGSSSNLSFQLQDSGNAGYERFQLIQKEFLEQAYASEKLSSVFYEALPETSGIHLNIDRAKARALGVPFNAISETISTAMGSNYVNDFPNNGRLQQVIVQVQAESRMQLEDILQLAIRNEQGGTVYLSEFVTPVWQMAPQQLTRFNGLLAVAVSASPAAGFSTGEGMQEVERIAASLPTAAGVEWTGLSLQEKQAESQTVWLLLFSMLVIFLVLAALYESWSIPLAVILVVPLGIIGAIASVMLSGAANDVFFKVGLVTIIGLSAKNAILIVEFAKQALAEGSSLVDSVLLATKQRLRPILMTSLAFSCGIIPLYLASGPSSEIQNSIGTGVLGGMFTGTVFAVLFVPVFFVFICQFLERVRRNPFSSKLADKG, encoded by the coding sequence GTGTCGCATTTTTTTATTTCTCGACCTGTTTTTGCATGGGTTATTGCTATTTTAATTAGCATCGCAGGCGTGATTGCCATTCCTAAGTTGGCTGTCGAGCGTTTTCCTAGCGTTGCGCCGCCGAGTATTGGTTTGTATCTATCCTATCCTGGTGCCAGTCCACAAACCATTAATGACAGTGTTGTGACCTTGATTGAGCGGGAGATCTCAGGGATTAATGGTCTGCTTTATTTTAGCTCCTCGTCAGATGCTAGCGGCAGCGCCTCAATCACGGTGACCTTTGAAAATGGTACCGATCCTGAGATGGCTCAGGTTGAGATCCAAAACAAGATCAGGGCGATTGAGCCAAGACTACCTTTAGCGGTTCGTCAAATCGGCATCACGGTGGAAACAACTTCTTCAAATAACCTGATGTATTTAGGACTTATCTCACCGAGTGGTGATTACTCAGAGCAGCAACTGAGTGACTACATGGTGCGAAATATCGTTGAGGAGATAAAGCGCGTGCCCGGTGTGGGACGAGTACAGATGTATGGCGCTGAGTTTGCGATGCGGATCTGGGTCGACCCGGTGGCGTTGACAGGCTATAACTTAACGATGGAAGATGTGACATTAGCCATTGCAGAGCAAAATGTGCAGATCTCTCCTGGCAAAGTGGGTGACTCTCCGACATCTGGCGGCCAAATGACGGTGCACTCTCTAACCGCCCAAGGGCAATTAGAAACCCCTGAGCAATTTAGAGCCATTGTGCTGCGTTCCAATATTGACGCTGGCATGGTCCTATTAGGGGATGTAGCTAAAGTTGAGCTTGGGGCACAAAATTACCTGTTTAGTAATCGGGAAAATGGTCAGCAGTCGACATCTGCTGCGATTCAGCTATCGCCTGGAGCGAATGCGATTGCGACCTCGCAAGGGATCAGAGACCGATTGGCTGAGCTTAAGCTTGCCATGCCCAGCAATATGGACTATTCGATTACCTCCGATGCCGCTATCTTTGCCAAGATCTCGATTCAAAAAGTGATCGTGACACTGCTCGAAGCAATGGTGTTGGTTTTTTTAGTCATGTATCTCTTTTTACAGAAAATTCGCTATACCCTTATTCCTGCCATTGTTGCACCTATTGCACTGTTAGGTACATTTGCAGTGATGTGGCTAATGGGCTTTTCCATCAATGTGTTCACTATGTTTGGTATGGTGTTGGCTATCGGTATTATTGTTGACGATGCCATCGTAGTGGTTGAAAACGTTGAACGAGTAATGGCTGAAACAGGCTTGCCACCCAAAGCGGCCACAGAGCAGGCGATGAAAAGCATCTATAGCGCAGTTATTGGGATCACGGCTGTGTTGTCTGCGGTATTTATACCTATGGCATTTGCATCGGGTTCGGTAGGCACAATTTTCCAGCAGTTCTCGCTTGCAATGGCGGTGTCGATTTTATTTTCGGCCTTCTTAGCCCTAACATTGACGCCAGCTTTGTGTGCAACTCTATTAAAGCCTTTGACAGAGCATGACCATAAAAGCGTTGGTTTTTTTGGCTGGTTTAATCGTAACTTCCACAATTTTACACAAAAAGTGACGGCTGGTGTTGCCCATCTCGTTAAACGAACGGGCAGAGTGATGGCAGTTTACATCGTACTCGTGGTGGCATGTATTTATAGCTTTACTCTAGTGCCGAGCACCTTTTTACCCGAAGAAGATCAAGGCTACTTTATGACGTCTATCCAGCTGCCGCCTGATGCGACGGTAGAGCGGACTATGGATGTGGTGAGTAAAATGGAGGCGTTTACTTTAGGTAGGGAGGCCGTTGATGCGAGCATGAGTATTCTTGGTTTCAGTTTTAGTGGTACAGGTTCTGGTTCAGCCTTTGGAATTACGACCTTAAAAGACTGGCAACAACGTGGTGGTAGCTCTACACAACAAGAAGTGGCAGCGTTAAGTGATTATTTAAGTGATTTAACGGAAGGAGAAATATTTAGTGTGTTACCTGCTGCGATAGATGGCTTGGGGAGCTCATCCAATTTATCTTTCCAATTACAAGACAGTGGTAATGCAGGTTACGAGCGCTTCCAATTGATCCAAAAGGAATTCCTTGAGCAGGCATATGCCAGTGAAAAGCTATCATCTGTGTTCTATGAGGCGCTGCCAGAAACCAGTGGCATACATCTTAATATTGACCGCGCCAAAGCACGGGCGCTAGGGGTGCCTTTTAACGCGATTAGCGAAACTATCTCTACTGCAATGGGCTCAAATTACGTTAATGATTTTCCTAATAATGGTCGTTTGCAACAGGTGATTGTTCAAGTTCAAGCTGAGTCAAGAATGCAACTTGAGGATATATTGCAACTGGCTATCCGTAATGAGCAAGGCGGCACGGTTTATCTTTCTGAATTTGTCACCCCTGTGTGGCAAATGGCGCCGCAGCAATTGACACGATTTAATGGTTTATTGGCCGTGGCAGTATCGGCGTCGCCAGCAGCAGGATTTTCAACTGGAGAGGGGATGCAAGAGGTAGAACGCATTGCTGCATCTTTGCCTACGGCTGCGGGAGTTGAGTGGACGGGGCTGTCACTGCAAGAGAAACAAGCTGAGTCTCAAACAGTGTGGTTATTGCTGTTCTCTATGCTGGTTATTTTCTTAGTATTGGCAGCGTTATATGAAAGTTGGTCTATCCCTTTAGCGGTTATTTTGGTAGTGCCGTTAGGGATTATTGGGGCAATTGCTTCTGTGATGCTAAGTGGCGCTGCCAATGACGTGTTTTTTAAAGTGGGTTTAGTGACCATCATTGGCCTATCTGCAAAAAATGCCATTCTAATTGTTGAATTTGCTAAGCAAGCTTTGGCTGAAGGAAGTAGCCTCGTCGACTCGGTATTGCTAGCGACTAAGCAAAGACTTAGGCCTATTTTGATGACGTCTTTGGCCTTTAGTTGCGGCATCATTCCACTCTATCTAGCCAGTGGACCCAGCTCAGAGATCCAAAATTCGATTGGTACTGGTGTGCTTGGTGGCATGTTTACCGGCACGGTATTTGCCGTGTTATTTGTGCCGGTATTTTTTGTGTTTATTTGCCAGTTTTTAGAGCGAGTTAGGCGTAACCCCTTTTCATCAAAACTAGCAGATAAAGGCTAA